From one Lycium ferocissimum isolate CSIRO_LF1 chromosome 7, AGI_CSIRO_Lferr_CH_V1, whole genome shotgun sequence genomic stretch:
- the LOC132064039 gene encoding AT-hook motif nuclear-localized protein 1-like, with the protein MESREGMNSGVTVIAPEAPSNYHMASRTESTPVAAGTSQVITPPLGTGIPMTSEKKKRGRPRKYGPDGAVARTLSPMPISASAPPTSSNYLSEKVSVARPASEKKPRNKVGAENLGEWISCSTGGNFLPHMITVEAGEDVTMKIISFSQQGPRAVCIISAVGLISNVTLRQPNSSGGTLTYEGRFEILSLSGSFTPTEFGGSRTSRTGGMSISLASPDGRVVGGTLAGLLIAASPVQVVVGSFLPSNHQEVAKPKKQKAEPKALAYATVSPAAPHSSNMEPRSSNAHTVNVPGGGTQNVMSSSIQPNHWAAMPAVQDSRKSATDINISLHGE; encoded by the exons ATGGAGTCAAGGGAAGGTATGAATTCTGGAGTAACAGTGATAGCTCCAGAAGCTCCATCAAACTATCATATGGCATCAAGAACTGAATCTACTCCAGTGGCAGCTGGAACATCACAGGTGATTACACCTCCATTAGGTACTGGCATTCCAATGACCtcagagaagaagaaaaggggcAGGCCTAGGAAGTATGGGCCTGATGGGGCAGTGGCAAGGACACTTTCACCTATGCCTATTTCAGCGTCGGCACCACCAACCTCCAGCAACTACTTGTCGGAGAAAGTGAGTGTTGCCCGTCCGGCGTCGGAGAAGAAGCCTCGCAACAAAGTGGGGGCTGAAAATTTAG GTGAATGGATTTCATGTTCCACAGGTGGCAACTTTTTGCCACACATGATTACAGTTGAAGCTGGTGAG GATGTTACCATGAAGATAATCTCATTTTCTCAGCAAGGACCTCGAGCTGTTTGCATTATTTCTGCTGTTGGGTTGATATCAAATGTTACTCTACGGCAGCCAAATTCATCAGGGGGAACTTTGACTTATGAG GGTCGATTTGAAATCCTTTCTTTGTCTGGATCCTTTACTCCAACAGAGTTTGGGGGTTCTCGTACTAGCAGAACTGGAGGAATGAGCATTTCTTTGGCAAGTCCTGATGGTCGTGTTGTCGGAGGTACACTTGCAGGACTGTTGATAGCTGCTAGTCCTGTCCAG GTTGTAGTGGGCAGTTTTCTACCAAGCAACCACCAAGAGGTCGCCAAGCCAAAGAAACAGAAAGCAGAACCCAAGGCACTAGCTTATGCAACGGTCTCTCCTGCTGCGCCCCATAGCTCTAATATGGAGCCTAGAAGTTCCAACGCCCACACTGTAAATGTTCCTGGAGGTGGAACTCAAAATGTTATGTCTTCTTCCATTCAACCAAATCACTGGGCCGCTATGCCAGctgttcaagattcaagaaagtCTGCTACAGATATTAACATATCGTTGCATGGAGAGTAA